Proteins from one Thermodesulfovibrionales bacterium genomic window:
- the rimI gene encoding ribosomal protein S18-alanine N-acetyltransferase — MKKILIRDMREGDIPHVVQIERLSFPTPWSETSFLNEIYKLRSLARVAIFDEVIAGYLCAEQVLDEGHILNLAVHPDFRGMGVAKVLVKQVMEEMRQNGCRVLYLEVRSSNAIAKRLYERFGFRVIGTRKRYYVTPEEDAIIMAGEIPCPPADQF; from the coding sequence GTGAAAAAAATCCTTATCAGGGATATGCGCGAAGGCGACATTCCCCATGTGGTACAGATAGAACGGCTTTCCTTCCCAACGCCCTGGTCTGAAACGTCTTTCCTTAATGAGATCTATAAACTCCGTTCCCTGGCAAGAGTCGCTATTTTTGATGAGGTGATTGCTGGGTATCTCTGCGCCGAGCAGGTACTCGATGAAGGTCATATCCTTAACCTGGCGGTCCATCCCGATTTCAGGGGGATGGGCGTTGCGAAGGTCCTGGTGAAACAGGTGATGGAGGAGATGAGGCAGAATGGATGCAGAGTCCTCTATCTCGAGGTCCGGTCTTCGAACGCTATCGCAAAGAGACTCTACGAAAGGTTCGGTTTCAGAGTCATAGGAACGAGGAAGCGGTATTATGTTACCCCCGAGGAGGACGCCATTATTATGGCAGGCGAAATCCCATGCCCTCCTGCAGATCAGTTTTAA
- the tsaB gene encoding tRNA (adenosine(37)-N6)-threonylcarbamoyltransferase complex dimerization subunit type 1 TsaB: protein MRTLGVETSTMLGGIAIMDDEKGLIAEIRLNIKTTHSERLMTGINLVLRQAGMKIADIDAFGIATGPGSFTGLRIGLSTVKGFSYATGKPVISIPTLEAFAWNFPYTKHPVCVMLDARKGEVYAAVFLWKDRDFERVMEARSIKVDELADILKGPVVFAGEGAVIYRESLEGLAHAQPIFAPPQWSVPSPSNIAYLAMKKAQKREFSDPLGLTPLYVRKSEAEVKLQGGS from the coding sequence ATGAGAACACTTGGCGTCGAGACATCCACGATGCTTGGCGGTATAGCCATCATGGATGACGAAAAAGGCCTCATAGCAGAGATCAGGTTGAACATCAAGACGACCCACTCCGAAAGACTCATGACGGGAATAAACCTGGTGCTCCGGCAGGCTGGCATGAAGATAGCGGACATTGACGCCTTTGGAATAGCGACGGGACCAGGGTCCTTTACAGGGTTGAGAATCGGATTAAGCACGGTCAAGGGCTTTTCCTACGCCACTGGCAAACCGGTAATATCGATACCAACCCTTGAGGCCTTTGCCTGGAATTTCCCATACACGAAACATCCTGTCTGTGTCATGCTCGATGCGCGTAAGGGCGAAGTATACGCCGCAGTCTTCTTGTGGAAGGACAGGGACTTCGAAAGGGTCATGGAAGCGAGGTCAATAAAGGTCGATGAACTTGCAGATATCCTGAAAGGACCGGTCGTCTTTGCAGGCGAAGGCGCTGTCATCTACAGGGAAAGTCTCGAAGGACTTGCTCATGCGCAGCCTATCTTTGCACCTCCACAATGGTCGGTTCCGTCTCCTTCAAACATAGCGTACCTTGCAATGAAGAAGGCTCAGAAAAGGGAATTTTCAGATCCCCTTGGTCTCACTCCCCTTTACGTGAGAAAATCGGAGGCCGAGGTAAAGCTCCAGGGAGGGTCGTGA
- a CDS encoding acetate--CoA ligase family protein, which yields MISLDPFFNPRSIALVGAAHTEIKLGGVVLKNLLKFRGEVFPVNPKYNELMEIKAYPVIKALPHSVDLAVVMRPAPEVPAILRELKGRAKCVIIVSSGFAEAGETGLQEEVKRTGREIGVRIIGPNCMGIYDPYKRLDTFFLSYERLKRPKRGNVAVVSQSGGVMTALFSAIRAANIGISKAVGYGNAVDVDESDLYDYLSGDSRTDVVVSYIESVADGRKFIARAKALSERKPLIVLKAGKGGSGQEAAFSHTGRLAGRYEVFRSILKEFGLREANDFEELIDATKALSHQGVPRFPSPPLGNGGAARRVLIITNGGGSGVLAADECMRQGLEVTEVRKDKKEGLRQVFPVFFSINNPVDLTAQVTDEDYKRVLDELRDDYDGFLIIALPNIPGITEDLAGLAKSFRESTRKPMVFHVTEGGISARLTVLLEKARIPVYSSPEGAVRGLKALLR from the coding sequence ATGATCTCCCTTGACCCTTTCTTTAATCCTCGATCCATTGCCCTCGTTGGTGCCGCGCATACCGAAATCAAGCTCGGGGGCGTGGTGCTCAAGAACCTCCTTAAATTCAGAGGAGAGGTCTTCCCCGTCAATCCCAAATACAACGAACTCATGGAAATAAAGGCCTACCCCGTCATAAAGGCATTGCCCCATTCCGTCGATCTTGCCGTAGTTATGAGGCCCGCACCGGAAGTGCCGGCCATACTGAGAGAGCTCAAGGGCAGGGCAAAGTGCGTGATCATCGTCAGTTCAGGTTTTGCAGAGGCTGGGGAGACTGGGCTCCAGGAAGAGGTGAAGAGGACCGGCAGGGAGATCGGCGTAAGGATCATAGGACCGAACTGCATGGGCATTTATGACCCGTACAAGAGGCTTGACACCTTCTTCCTTTCCTATGAAAGATTGAAGAGACCGAAAAGGGGAAATGTTGCAGTCGTGTCTCAGAGCGGCGGGGTCATGACCGCTCTCTTCAGCGCCATAAGAGCCGCAAATATCGGGATATCAAAGGCTGTGGGCTATGGCAACGCCGTTGATGTCGACGAATCAGACCTCTATGACTATCTCTCAGGCGATAGCCGTACCGATGTGGTGGTCTCCTATATTGAATCCGTCGCTGACGGAAGGAAGTTCATAGCGAGGGCTAAGGCTCTCTCCGAAAGAAAACCTCTTATTGTCCTCAAGGCAGGAAAGGGGGGCAGCGGCCAGGAGGCGGCCTTCTCCCATACAGGCAGGCTTGCCGGAAGATATGAAGTCTTTCGTTCGATCCTGAAGGAGTTCGGATTGCGGGAGGCCAACGACTTTGAGGAGCTGATAGATGCGACAAAGGCACTTTCCCATCAGGGAGTGCCGAGGTTCCCCTCCCCCCCTCTTGGCAATGGGGGAGCAGCCAGGAGAGTCCTTATCATAACGAACGGCGGGGGCTCAGGCGTCCTTGCCGCGGATGAATGCATGAGGCAGGGGCTCGAGGTCACTGAAGTCCGGAAAGACAAGAAAGAGGGATTAAGACAAGTATTTCCTGTTTTCTTCAGCATCAACAACCCGGTAGATCTCACCGCCCAGGTCACTGACGAGGATTACAAGAGGGTCCTGGACGAACTCAGGGATGACTACGACGGTTTCCTGATCATCGCCCTGCCGAATATACCGGGAATAACCGAAGACCTTGCCGGGCTTGCGAAGTCCTTCAGGGAGAGCACAAGAAAGCCCATGGTTTTCCACGTGACGGAGGGCGGGATTTCAGCGAGACTGACCGTACTCCTGGAAAAGGCGCGGATTCCCGTCTATTCCTCTCCGGAAGGGGCGGTGAGGGGGTTGAAGGCGCTCTTGCGTTGA
- a CDS encoding cysteine desulfurase family protein: protein MRKCYFDHVATNPLHPQVFEAMMPYFNEEFGNPLSVYEAGMKARSAIEHARGQVASLINSKPAEIIFTASGAESNNFALRGIALARQNEGKHVIVSRMEHHSVLNSARFLEKAGFTVTYLPVDKYGVVDPDTVKKAITKETVLLSVIHGSSEVGTIEPIREISRIAKERGVVFHTDAVASAGNVPLDVKELGADLVSMAAHQFYGPKGAAALFVREGLRIVPLIYGGIQEGGRRAGTENVPAIVGMGKAAELAKTEMNARIGHVKGLKDRLISGALSVENVYLTGHPTDRLPGHASFTVEYIEGESMLLLLAAKGISSASGSACSSKALKASPVLLSMGVPSSLAQGSIVFTLGRGNSMEDIDYFLTEFPPIIKRLREISPFAKGWDEKAEGQTCYTTPSDSQEQ from the coding sequence ATGAGGAAATGTTATTTCGACCATGTTGCGACAAATCCGCTCCATCCTCAGGTCTTCGAGGCGATGATGCCCTACTTCAACGAGGAATTCGGCAATCCCCTCAGTGTGTATGAGGCGGGGATGAAGGCCCGGAGTGCGATAGAGCATGCCCGCGGCCAGGTTGCATCCCTCATAAACTCCAAGCCCGCAGAGATCATCTTCACAGCCAGCGGGGCCGAATCGAATAATTTTGCGCTCAGAGGTATTGCTCTCGCCCGTCAAAATGAGGGCAAGCACGTCATCGTTTCAAGGATGGAACACCATTCTGTCCTCAACTCTGCGCGGTTTCTCGAGAAGGCAGGTTTCACCGTCACCTATCTCCCCGTCGACAAATACGGCGTTGTCGACCCGGATACGGTAAAAAAGGCGATTACCAAAGAGACCGTCCTCCTATCGGTCATTCATGGAAGCAGCGAGGTCGGGACGATAGAGCCCATACGAGAGATCTCAAGAATAGCAAAGGAACGGGGTGTGGTATTCCATACCGATGCCGTTGCATCTGCCGGCAATGTCCCTCTGGATGTCAAGGAACTCGGCGCAGATCTTGTGAGTATGGCTGCGCATCAGTTTTACGGACCGAAAGGAGCAGCGGCATTGTTCGTAAGAGAGGGATTGAGGATCGTCCCCTTGATCTATGGAGGCATACAGGAGGGCGGCAGAAGGGCCGGCACGGAAAATGTCCCTGCCATCGTCGGGATGGGAAAGGCTGCCGAGCTGGCAAAGACAGAGATGAATGCCAGGATCGGGCATGTGAAAGGATTGAAAGACAGGCTCATCAGCGGGGCACTGAGCGTTGAGAATGTCTATCTCACAGGACATCCGACTGACAGACTCCCCGGGCATGCCAGCTTCACCGTGGAGTATATCGAGGGAGAATCGATGCTGCTCCTGCTCGCGGCAAAGGGGATCTCCTCAGCGAGCGGGTCTGCCTGCTCGTCGAAGGCACTGAAGGCGTCTCCTGTTTTACTCTCGATGGGAGTGCCCTCAAGCCTTGCGCAGGGGTCCATTGTCTTCACCCTGGGCAGAGGGAATTCGATGGAGGATATCGATTATTTCCTTACTGAATTTCCTCCGATCATAAAGAGACTGCGGGAGATATCTCCCTTTGCGAAAGGATGGGATGAAAAAGCTGAAGGTCAAACCTGTTACACAACGCCTTCTGATTCCCAGGAGCAATAA
- a CDS encoding dihydrolipoamide acetyltransferase family protein, whose product MPYNFVLPDLGEGTTEGEIRKWVVKEGDVIEEHQTVLEIETDKAVVEVPSPKKGTVVRIAKEEGEIAKVGEVLMTIAEEGETIEAKPKVEERPKSVSVVGVLPEEEEILATPAVRALARELGVPLEGIKGSGPNGSVTQEDVMKASQKEQAPEDQYGAAERVPLRGLRRTIAKNLILSQRTTAFVTGMDEADITELWDLREREKKALLERGVHLTFMPFFIKAVYHALAEHPLLNASVNEEREELIIKRYYSIGVAVDTPEGLTVPVIRDVVKKTIRELALEIQDLSQKARERKIKAEEMKGGTFTITNYGHFGCTFATPIINYPDVAILGTGKISEKPWVKKGQIVIRKILPLSLTFDHRVTDGVDASVFLSKVIAYLEDPALLFIESA is encoded by the coding sequence ATGCCTTACAATTTTGTGTTGCCTGATTTAGGCGAAGGAACGACTGAAGGGGAGATACGGAAATGGGTTGTGAAGGAAGGCGACGTTATCGAAGAACACCAGACTGTCCTTGAGATCGAGACCGACAAGGCAGTCGTGGAAGTGCCTTCCCCAAAAAAAGGGACGGTGGTGAGGATAGCAAAGGAGGAAGGCGAGATCGCAAAGGTGGGAGAGGTCTTGATGACCATCGCAGAAGAGGGTGAAACGATTGAAGCGAAGCCGAAGGTCGAAGAGAGACCGAAGTCCGTTTCCGTTGTCGGTGTCTTGCCCGAGGAGGAGGAGATCCTCGCGACTCCGGCGGTGCGGGCCCTTGCCAGGGAACTCGGAGTGCCGCTGGAAGGCATAAAAGGATCTGGTCCCAATGGGAGCGTTACGCAGGAAGATGTCATGAAGGCCTCCCAGAAAGAGCAGGCCCCCGAAGACCAGTACGGAGCTGCGGAGAGGGTCCCTTTGAGGGGATTGAGAAGAACGATCGCCAAGAACCTCATCCTGTCCCAAAGGACAACCGCCTTTGTTACGGGCATGGATGAGGCGGACATCACAGAACTCTGGGATCTCAGGGAGCGGGAGAAGAAGGCACTCCTCGAAAGGGGTGTCCATCTCACGTTCATGCCCTTCTTCATAAAGGCTGTCTATCATGCCCTCGCAGAACACCCCCTGCTCAACGCCTCGGTAAATGAAGAGCGGGAGGAATTGATCATCAAGAGATATTACAGCATCGGCGTTGCCGTTGATACGCCCGAGGGTCTCACGGTGCCTGTTATCAGGGACGTTGTGAAGAAGACGATCCGTGAGCTTGCCCTCGAGATCCAGGACCTGAGCCAGAAGGCACGAGAGCGGAAGATAAAGGCTGAAGAGATGAAGGGAGGCACCTTCACCATCACAAACTACGGGCATTTCGGCTGCACCTTTGCAACGCCCATCATCAACTATCCTGACGTCGCTATCCTCGGAACAGGCAAGATCTCTGAAAAGCCCTGGGTGAAGAAAGGCCAGATCGTAATCAGAAAGATCCTTCCCCTCTCCTTGACCTTTGATCACCGGGTCACCGACGGCGTTGACGCCTCGGTGTTTCTCTCGAAGGTGATCGCCTATCTTGAAGATCCGGCCCTGCTCTTCATAGAGAGTGCATGA
- a CDS encoding sulfurtransferase TusA family protein produces the protein MTLKFVENIKPDVTADIVYMMCPMHLLKLDEQVKQLDKGQILEILTDYDGALEDIPGWCERTGNEFLGIEETEDYYKFYIKKAR, from the coding sequence GTGACCCTCAAATTTGTTGAGAATATAAAGCCTGATGTTACGGCGGATATCGTGTATATGATGTGTCCCATGCATCTTCTCAAGCTCGATGAGCAGGTGAAGCAACTCGACAAGGGACAGATACTCGAGATCCTCACAGACTATGACGGCGCTTTGGAGGACATACCGGGCTGGTGCGAAAGGACGGGGAACGAATTCCTCGGCATCGAGGAGACCGAGGATTACTATAAATTCTATATCAAGAAAGCGAGGTAA
- a CDS encoding Rrf2 family transcriptional regulator yields the protein MLRLSTRGQYGVRAMFEISRGYPDDPVTIREISERQDVSVPYLEQILNKLRRAGIIRSVKGPGGGYLLARRPREITIASILKELEGPVAITSCLDPEEGCSRIEGCVTHLLWKSLGAKIEAFLETITLHDLLAREPLLKFSHVHEEIDTA from the coding sequence ATGCTTAGGTTGTCAACAAGGGGACAGTACGGGGTCAGGGCCATGTTTGAGATATCCCGGGGTTATCCGGACGATCCTGTCACGATAAGGGAGATTTCAGAAAGGCAGGATGTTTCCGTGCCCTACCTTGAACAGATACTGAACAAACTCAGAAGGGCCGGAATCATCAGGAGCGTGAAAGGGCCGGGAGGAGGATATCTCCTCGCAAGAAGGCCGAGGGAGATCACGATAGCCTCGATACTCAAGGAACTCGAAGGGCCTGTTGCCATAACCTCCTGCCTTGACCCGGAAGAAGGCTGTTCACGCATAGAAGGCTGTGTAACCCATCTCCTCTGGAAGTCGCTTGGTGCGAAGATCGAGGCCTTTCTCGAGACGATCACGCTCCATGACCTTCTTGCAAGAGAGCCTCTTCTGAAGTTTTCTCACGTCCATGAGGAGATCGATACGGCGTGA
- the nifU gene encoding Fe-S cluster assembly scaffold protein NifU, with amino-acid sequence MYSEKVMDHFTNPRNVGEIPDADGVGTEGNPTCGDVMKISIKVENGKITDCKFKTFGCGAAIAVSSMVTEMVKGKTIEEALGITKESVAKELDGLPPQKMHCSNLGADALKKAIEDYRMKHPA; translated from the coding sequence ATGTATAGCGAAAAAGTCATGGACCACTTCACAAACCCGAGGAACGTAGGGGAGATACCGGACGCCGACGGAGTAGGCACGGAAGGGAACCCTACCTGCGGCGACGTCATGAAGATATCGATCAAAGTAGAAAATGGTAAGATCACCGATTGTAAATTCAAGACCTTTGGTTGCGGCGCTGCCATAGCCGTCAGCAGCATGGTAACAGAGATGGTAAAGGGCAAGACCATCGAAGAGGCTTTGGGGATAACAAAGGAATCAGTGGCAAAAGAGCTTGACGGACTCCCCCCCCAGAAGATGCACTGTTCAAACCTCGGTGCCGATGCGCTGAAGAAGGCTATTGAGGACTATAGGATGAAACATCCGGCGTAG